Proteins encoded together in one Anaerococcus murdochii window:
- a CDS encoding sensor histidine kinase, with protein sequence MEILIGLLVIIIGILLYKYITLRNEMLELSDYIDKALDGNLEITEFDEKELSKIKSKLIKFLYASQVKEAKINIEKSKTKDLIADISHQTKTPITNLSLYISLLEDDPKDEYLEIIKYELNKLEFLIQNLVKSSRLESDIISLQKHQANLKDIVEDVLREFKVILYEKNISINLKDEDLIFNLDERWLKEAIHNLVDNAIKYSPNGSTINISIYKSYLNYNLDIENECKDISEEALPKIFERFYRGKNSVSKDGLGLGLFIAREIIEKHGGNIRASLDNNRIKFSVDFPL encoded by the coding sequence ATGGAAATTTTAATAGGTCTTTTAGTAATTATAATTGGAATTCTTTTATATAAATATATTACCTTGAGAAATGAAATGCTTGAACTTTCAGACTATATTGATAAGGCTTTGGATGGAAATTTAGAAATCACAGAATTTGATGAAAAGGAATTATCTAAAATAAAATCAAAGCTCATTAAGTTTTTGTATGCCAGCCAAGTAAAAGAAGCGAAAATAAATATAGAAAAAAGTAAAACAAAAGATTTAATAGCAGATATATCACACCAAACCAAGACACCCATTACCAACCTTTCTTTATACATCAGTCTTTTAGAAGATGATCCGAAAGATGAGTATCTTGAAATTATAAAGTATGAGCTTAATAAACTAGAATTTTTAATTCAAAACCTAGTAAAATCTTCTAGGCTTGAATCAGATATTATTTCCTTACAAAAACATCAAGCAAATTTAAAAGACATAGTAGAAGATGTTTTGAGAGAATTTAAAGTAATATTATATGAAAAAAACATAAGCATAAATTTAAAAGACGAAGACTTAATTTTCAATTTAGACGAAAGATGGCTCAAAGAAGCTATCCACAATCTAGTAGATAATGCTATAAAATACTCGCCAAATGGTTCTACTATTAATATTTCAATTTATAAATCTTACCTAAACTATAATCTAGACATAGAAAATGAGTGCAAAGACATATCAGAAGAAGCTTTGCCGAAGATATTTGAAAGATTTTATAGAGGAAAAAATTCAGTTTCAAAGGATGGTTTGGGTTTAGGTCTTTTTATAGCCAGAGAAATTATAGAAAAGCATGGCGGAAATATAAGAGCGTCTTTGGATAATAACAGAATAAAATTTTCAGTAGACTTCCCATTGTGA
- a CDS encoding ABC transporter ATP-binding protein: protein MLKVENLKRYYKTNDVEVRALDGVSFDVEKGEFISIIGASGSGKSTLLHLLGGLDYPTSGKVLIDDTDIYALKDDERTIFRRRNIGFVFQAYNLLPMLNVYENIIIPFGLDGDVVDKKYVDSVIDILEISDQKYKMPNELSGGQQQRVAIARALVTKPSLILADEPTGNLDSKSSSQVVYLLKKINKELGNTILMITHDDAVAQAAERTLRIEDGRLAGKNESQK from the coding sequence ATGTTAAAAGTGGAAAATTTAAAAAGATATTATAAAACAAATGATGTGGAAGTAAGAGCTCTTGATGGAGTATCTTTCGATGTAGAAAAAGGAGAATTTATTTCTATTATAGGAGCATCTGGATCTGGTAAATCAACCCTATTACATTTACTAGGAGGACTTGATTATCCTACAAGCGGAAAAGTTTTGATTGATGATACTGACATTTATGCATTGAAAGATGATGAGAGAACAATTTTTAGAAGAAGAAATATTGGTTTTGTCTTTCAAGCATATAATCTTTTGCCAATGTTAAATGTGTATGAGAATATAATTATTCCCTTTGGTCTAGATGGGGATGTGGTAGATAAGAAATATGTTGATTCCGTAATAGACATTCTAGAGATAAGTGATCAAAAATATAAAATGCCAAACGAATTATCTGGTGGACAGCAACAAAGAGTTGCTATAGCAAGAGCCTTGGTTACCAAACCTTCTTTAATTTTAGCTGACGAACCTACAGGAAATTTAGATTCAAAATCATCTTCTCAAGTTGTTTACTTACTAAAAAAGATTAATAAAGAGCTTGGAAATACTATTCTTATGATCACTCACGATGATGCGGTAGCTCAAGCCGCAGAAAGAACTTTAAGGATAGAAGATGGAAGGCTGGCGGGAAAAAATGAAAGTCAAAAATAA
- a CDS encoding ABC transporter permease: MEGWREKMKVKNKAYIRRLAKSILNANKSRRNILLLAIALTSILFTSLFSVALGLGKSMETQTMKTIGTISHGCFKELSDKDINILSKDKDIKDFSIREKVGILNDEKISAELSYMDKNGFEWSLIEKVKGKFPEKENDVFIDLATAKKLGYKGEIGEEIEIPYNIEKPYTGEIIENKSDKFIISGTFQNPIDSNVGVGQIYLSKAYVDKLSLPKNNSDLGVMLNNSFKIGDKLLKIAERNGYKVVDDPGNLSDKEIRIGVNFAYLLSGDSSFDFKTFLPFLAFLILVIVAGYLIINNIFKISVNEDIKLLGLLKTIGMTKPQIKRLIHLESLAVALPSIIIGDIIGISIGKIILNKIFASNEMLTDVKLSLAVIILIILFSTAFTLLTVFLSVMRPARFAAKVSPIDASRYNEIQIKNKYKSEDISLGKLARRQVFSNKFRFISIVLSISLSAVILNSVLTYTSNIDLEKGISDVIATDYNIASPKYFRYMYSGSEDGINEKYIGEIENHKGFKSGGALYSYGYEYTYPVIKIEDNKVAPILLGIDDYLINKQKIIDGEFDKEKWQTGNYVIIGEYGDKKSAFKAGDKIKIKVKNSIKEVQIMGKINYNFSDGLRYFPIIQENQFDESSPELDLEYFYLNPNLYKELTGDNSIMSYGFDVVDSEKENFDKLLKSFENEPGFSYDSRDLQIKSFKDFKNLIEFVGYSLSIVLFLISVLNFINVIATEILRNMVNLSILEAIGMTKKNIKKYLVKKNLIYSLCGLIFSFIIMLLVDKYILMDFIEQTQWTSYKFVIMPLILVNFVNIIIGIIFTGRFYEKHSQNSLVDRIRSLE, translated from the coding sequence ATGGAAGGCTGGCGGGAAAAAATGAAAGTCAAAAATAAAGCTTATATAAGACGTCTTGCAAAAAGTATTTTAAATGCGAATAAAAGCAGGAGAAATATTCTCTTATTAGCAATTGCCTTAACTTCTATACTATTTACGAGCCTATTTTCAGTAGCCTTAGGGTTAGGAAAGAGCATGGAAACCCAAACAATGAAAACTATTGGTACAATCAGCCATGGCTGTTTTAAAGAACTTTCTGACAAAGACATAAATATTTTATCCAAGGATAAAGACATAAAGGATTTTTCAATAAGAGAGAAAGTTGGTATTCTTAATGATGAAAAAATAAGTGCAGAACTATCCTATATGGACAAAAATGGATTTGAATGGTCGCTAATAGAAAAAGTTAAAGGGAAATTTCCTGAAAAAGAAAACGACGTATTTATAGATTTAGCAACTGCAAAAAAATTAGGTTATAAGGGTGAAATTGGAGAAGAGATTGAAATTCCCTACAATATAGAAAAACCTTACACAGGAGAAATTATCGAAAATAAAAGTGATAAATTTATTATATCGGGGACTTTTCAAAATCCTATTGACTCTAATGTCGGTGTAGGTCAAATCTATTTATCAAAAGCTTATGTAGATAAATTATCCCTTCCAAAAAATAATAGCGATTTGGGAGTAATGTTAAATAATTCTTTTAAGATAGGGGATAAGCTTTTAAAAATTGCTGAGAGAAATGGTTATAAAGTGGTAGATGACCCTGGAAATCTATCCGACAAAGAAATAAGGATTGGTGTTAACTTTGCCTATCTTTTATCTGGTGATTCTAGTTTTGATTTTAAAACATTTCTACCCTTCTTAGCTTTTTTGATTTTGGTAATAGTCGCGGGATATCTGATAATAAATAATATTTTTAAGATATCCGTAAATGAAGATATTAAACTTCTAGGACTTTTAAAAACAATTGGAATGACAAAGCCACAAATCAAAAGGCTTATTCATCTTGAGTCTTTAGCAGTCGCACTTCCTTCAATAATAATTGGAGATATAATTGGAATTTCTATCGGAAAAATCATTTTAAACAAAATATTTGCAAGTAATGAGATGTTAACGGATGTAAAATTATCACTTGCTGTAATAATCTTAATTATCTTATTTTCGACAGCCTTTACATTGCTTACAGTATTTCTATCAGTGATGAGACCAGCTAGGTTCGCAGCAAAAGTTTCTCCAATAGATGCCAGCAGATACAATGAAATCCAAATAAAAAATAAGTATAAAAGCGAGGATATTTCTCTAGGTAAACTTGCTAGAAGACAAGTATTTTCCAATAAATTTAGATTTATATCCATAGTTCTATCTATTAGCCTTTCTGCAGTTATTTTGAATAGTGTCTTAACTTATACAAGCAATATTGATCTAGAAAAGGGAATTTCTGATGTAATTGCAACGGACTATAATATAGCAAGCCCAAAATATTTTAGGTATATGTACTCAGGAAGTGAAGACGGTATTAATGAAAAGTATATTGGTGAAATAGAAAACCATAAAGGATTTAAAAGTGGAGGTGCCTTATATTCATACGGATATGAGTACACATATCCGGTTATAAAAATAGAAGACAATAAAGTTGCTCCAATATTATTGGGAATAGATGATTATTTAATAAATAAACAAAAAATAATAGATGGAGAATTTGATAAAGAAAAATGGCAAACAGGAAATTATGTTATCATAGGAGAATATGGAGATAAAAAATCTGCATTTAAAGCTGGCGATAAAATAAAGATCAAAGTAAAAAATAGCATCAAAGAAGTCCAAATTATGGGAAAGATTAATTATAATTTTTCCGATGGATTGAGATATTTTCCTATTATCCAGGAAAATCAATTTGATGAGTCTAGCCCTGAGTTAGATTTAGAATATTTTTATTTAAATCCTAATTTGTACAAAGAACTCACAGGTGATAATAGTATAATGTCCTATGGATTTGATGTAGTAGATAGCGAAAAGGAAAATTTTGATAAGTTATTAAAATCTTTTGAAAATGAACCAGGATTTTCCTATGACTCAAGAGATCTTCAAATAAAGTCTTTTAAAGATTTCAAAAATCTTATAGAATTTGTGGGTTATAGTTTATCTATAGTATTGTTTTTAATTTCTGTACTGAATTTTATAAATGTTATTGCTACTGAAATTTTGAGAAATATGGTTAACTTATCAATTCTTGAAGCAATTGGAATGACAAAGAAAAATATTAAAAAATATTTGGTGAAAAAGAATTTGATCTATTCTTTATGTGGCTTAATATTTTCTTTCATCATTATGCTTCTTGTAGATAAATACATCTTGATGGATTTTATTGAACAGACTCAGTGGACTTCCTATAAATTTGTAATCATGCCACTTATACTTGTAAACTTTGTAAATATTATCATTGGTATAATATTTACAGGTAGATTCTATGAAAAGCATAGCCAAAATAGTCTTGTAGATAGAATAAGAAGTTTAGAATAA
- a CDS encoding phosphoribosylaminoimidazolesuccinocarboxamide synthase, which produces MDLIYKGKTKNIYSLENGNILMKFKDDVTGKDGVFDPGENQVGLSIEGAGNAGLRMTEFFFNKLNEKNIPTHYVKANVSENTMEVRKARVFGKGLEFICRYRAVGSFYKRYGKYIEEGAPLDAFFEVTIKDDAAGDPTISKDCLEVLNIATADQYEELKRLTKEICGIIRDILKEKNLDLYDIKLEFGLDENDKVILIDEISGGNMRVYKGDEYIEPLRLTDLVLD; this is translated from the coding sequence ATGGATTTAATTTACAAAGGCAAGACTAAGAACATCTACAGCCTCGAAAATGGCAACATCTTGATGAAATTTAAAGACGACGTTACAGGCAAGGACGGCGTTTTTGACCCAGGTGAAAACCAAGTCGGCCTATCAATAGAAGGCGCAGGCAATGCAGGTCTTAGGATGACAGAATTTTTCTTTAATAAACTAAATGAAAAAAATATCCCAACCCATTATGTAAAAGCAAATGTAAGTGAAAACACAATGGAAGTTAGAAAAGCTAGAGTATTTGGCAAGGGTCTTGAATTTATTTGCAGATACAGGGCTGTAGGATCTTTTTACAAAAGATACGGCAAATACATAGAAGAAGGCGCTCCACTTGACGCATTTTTTGAAGTAACAATCAAAGATGACGCAGCAGGCGACCCTACAATTTCTAAAGACTGCCTAGAAGTTCTAAATATCGCAACAGCTGACCAATATGAAGAACTAAAAAGGCTTACAAAAGAAATTTGCGGCATAATCCGTGACATCCTAAAAGAAAAAAATCTTGACCTTTATGATATAAAACTAGAATTCGGCCTAGATGAAAATGACAAAGTCATCCTAATAGATGAAATATCTGGCGGCAACATGAGAGTCTACAAGGGCGATGAATATATCGAACCACTTAGACTTACTGATTTGGTTTTAGACTAA
- the purE gene encoding 5-(carboxyamino)imidazole ribonucleotide mutase — translation MSKIAVIMGSKSDYKTMKECCAVLDKFGIDYDKRVVSAHRTPELMVDFAKNARKNGYSLIIAAAGGAAHLPGMVAASTTLPVIGVPIKSSTLNGVDSLLSIVQMPYGVPVATMAIGEAGAKNAAITALAILAINDEKLAEKYRDFKIELENIVKEDMKI, via the coding sequence ATGTCAAAAATAGCTGTCATAATGGGTTCAAAATCTGACTACAAGACTATGAAAGAGTGCTGTGCTGTACTTGATAAGTTTGGCATAGACTACGATAAGAGGGTTGTTAGTGCGCATAGGACACCTGAGTTAATGGTTGACTTTGCGAAAAATGCTAGGAAAAACGGCTACAGCCTTATTATTGCTGCGGCTGGTGGTGCTGCACATTTGCCAGGTATGGTTGCTGCGTCAACTACTCTACCTGTGATTGGTGTCCCAATTAAATCATCAACCCTAAACGGCGTTGACTCGCTTCTTTCTATTGTGCAAATGCCATATGGTGTGCCTGTTGCAACCATGGCTATAGGAGAGGCAGGTGCAAAAAACGCTGCTATTACTGCCCTTGCAATTCTTGCTATAAACGACGAAAAATTAGCAGAAAAGTACAGGGATTTTAAAATTGAATTAGAAAATATAGTAAAGGAAGATATGAAAATATGA
- a CDS encoding 5-(carboxyamino)imidazole ribonucleotide synthase, protein MIKTILPKSTIGIIGGGQLGRMLAMSAKEMGYKVAILDPGEDACARKFADYFIHSAFNVYENIEKLCKMSDVVTFEFENIDIESYKKLENKYNFVQSSRLLEISQHRLREKEYAKSLGIPTVKYFDANIDDYDINGKYVMKTTRFGYDGKGQKIISSNEEVEKDTILEELINLDKEISVVAVKDIEGIEIVAVVENEHRNNILYRSNIPARITEDQEAKAIDYTKRILADNDYYGVLTVEYFISNGEVIFNEIAPRVHNSGHITQESATKSQFRAHIEGICGLKVGKIENREATLYNILGQNEEYFINLITKKQGYLHLYEKEARHNRKIGHMNFLGSVYLEDDFE, encoded by the coding sequence ATGATCAAGACTATATTACCCAAAAGCACTATCGGTATAATCGGTGGCGGCCAACTTGGAAGGATGCTCGCTATGAGCGCAAAGGAAATGGGCTATAAAGTAGCAATTCTAGATCCGGGTGAAGACGCCTGCGCAAGAAAATTTGCAGATTATTTTATCCATAGTGCTTTTAATGTATACGAAAATATCGAAAAACTTTGCAAAATGAGTGATGTAGTGACTTTTGAGTTTGAAAATATAGATATAGAGTCCTATAAGAAACTTGAAAATAAGTACAATTTCGTCCAATCTTCAAGGCTTTTGGAAATTAGTCAGCACAGGCTAAGAGAGAAGGAATATGCCAAATCACTTGGGATTCCAACTGTAAAATACTTTGATGCAAACATTGACGATTACGATATTAACGGCAAGTATGTCATGAAAACCACCAGGTTTGGCTATGACGGCAAGGGGCAAAAAATTATTTCTTCAAATGAGGAAGTTGAAAAAGATACTATCCTTGAAGAATTAATCAACCTTGATAAGGAGATTTCTGTAGTTGCTGTTAAGGATATCGAGGGAATCGAGATTGTGGCTGTGGTTGAAAATGAACACAGAAACAACATTCTCTATAGGTCAAATATTCCAGCAAGAATTACAGAGGACCAAGAAGCTAAGGCTATCGATTATACAAAAAGAATCCTAGCCGACAATGACTATTATGGAGTTCTTACAGTTGAGTATTTCATATCAAATGGAGAGGTAATTTTCAATGAGATTGCCCCAAGAGTGCACAATTCTGGCCATATTACCCAAGAATCAGCGACCAAATCCCAATTTAGGGCCCACATAGAAGGTATTTGCGGACTTAAGGTAGGAAAAATCGAAAACAGGGAAGCGACTTTATATAATATCCTAGGCCAAAACGAAGAATATTTTATAAACCTAATCACCAAGAAACAAGGCTACCTTCACTTATACGAAAAGGAAGCTCGCCACAACAGGAAAATCGGACACATGAACTTTTTAGGAAGCGTATATTTGGAGGATGACTTTGAATAA
- a CDS encoding phosphoribosylformylglycinamidine synthase: MTLNKRIFVQKRPAYDRESENLKNLFNRDFDLDLKDLKTYVIYDLYNISDDLYEKSKTRVFSEIMTDQVFEELDLSGRTYIAYETLPAQYDQRSDSAMQALKLIDDKVDVLVRAGKLVVLDGEVSEEKLKEIKKYLINPIESSEKDLGKMDFAIDSQMKPLKDLRGFRNYGKEELEGLIKDLSLALDLEDLEFIQDHYKKEERDPSETEIYVLDVFWSDHCRHTTFETSLDEVKISSKLFQKEMQDAFDYYLKLREELGITKAIRLMDMASIFGKYHTKVLGDTNIEVSEEINACSFFTEIENKGKKERWLIQFKNETHNHPSEIEPFGGASTCIGGAIRDPLSGRSYVYQAMRVSGAGNILEKREETLANKLPQVEISKGKALGNSSYGNQIGLATTFVREIYDPSYVAKTMEVGAVVGAVKDGDYKREELVPGDIVVMIGGRTGRDGIQGASGSSVIHDDSSLTTASSQVQKGNPVEERKIQRLFRKPEVTRLVKKSNDFGAGGVSVAIGELSEGIEIFLDRVKTKYKGLNPTEIAISESQERMAVGIDKKDYEAFVKECEKENLEYVHVANITDRNRLEMYYEDAKIVDFSAEFLATAGVRKHAQADLVDNVRENPFVKKEVTKEAILDELKDLNVTNQKGMVSMFDSTVGAQTVMMPFSGKERITPVQASVAAIPTLYSTPDTATILAYGFIPKISKYSPFLSSIYAVLESVAKVYAVGGNKEDLYFSFQEYFEKLLDDPEKWGKVSQAMLGSIIAQREIGRPSIGGKDSMSGSFNDLNVVETLISFACTPVKIEDVITPDLKKVGNKLYIIEIEKDEKAYPNLAKAMADFEKLNSYIKDKKVVSAYVQDFGSVTSSLIKMSLGNKLGFTIDYDKALDFNPCSIVVESNCDLDFKEIGRVSEEISINGIKIDLDDAEKSYMSTLEEIYPTYYNKNDGKVENLVSEKTEAVYYKEKVDEVKVVIPVFPGTNSEYDTQKAFEEAGASVTQVVFTNTKEDDIEKSIDAFVKEIKSSHIIAFPGGFSAGDEPDGSAKFIVNILKNDKVKDAIHAHLADKKLILGICNGFQALIKSGLLPYGKITDLDENDLSLFRNVGFRHISDTAITRVASTKSPWTQGFEIGDLHELVFSHGEGRLVGNNIEKFKHLAAFQYVDADGDATLNGKYNPNGSALAIEGMVSEDGLILGKMGHSERSYKTLYKTNTLKDRQDIFKNGVKYFTR; encoded by the coding sequence ATGACTTTGAATAAAAGAATATTTGTACAAAAAAGACCAGCCTATGACAGGGAAAGTGAAAATTTAAAAAATCTTTTTAATAGGGACTTTGATCTAGACTTAAAAGACCTTAAGACTTATGTAATCTACGACCTTTATAACATAAGCGATGACCTTTATGAAAAATCAAAAACTAGAGTTTTTTCAGAAATAATGACAGACCAGGTTTTTGAAGAACTTGATTTATCTGGCAGAACATACATAGCCTACGAAACCCTCCCAGCCCAATATGACCAAAGGTCAGACTCTGCAATGCAGGCCCTAAAGTTAATTGACGATAAGGTAGATGTCTTGGTAAGGGCAGGCAAACTTGTTGTTTTAGACGGGGAAGTTTCAGAGGAAAAACTAAAAGAAATTAAAAAATACCTTATAAACCCAATCGAATCAAGCGAAAAAGACCTTGGTAAAATGGACTTTGCCATAGATTCACAGATGAAACCTCTAAAAGATTTAAGAGGTTTTAGGAATTATGGAAAAGAAGAATTAGAAGGACTTATTAAAGACCTTTCTCTAGCCCTAGATTTAGAAGATTTAGAATTTATCCAAGACCATTACAAAAAAGAAGAAAGGGATCCAAGTGAAACTGAAATCTACGTCCTAGATGTATTTTGGTCTGACCACTGCAGGCACACAACCTTTGAAACAAGCCTTGATGAGGTAAAAATCAGCTCAAAACTTTTCCAAAAGGAAATGCAAGACGCCTTTGATTATTATTTGAAATTAAGGGAAGAACTTGGAATTACAAAGGCAATTAGGCTTATGGATATGGCATCAATCTTTGGCAAATACCACACCAAGGTTTTGGGCGATACCAATATTGAAGTTTCTGAAGAAATTAACGCTTGTTCCTTCTTTACAGAAATTGAAAATAAGGGCAAGAAGGAAAGGTGGCTTATCCAATTTAAAAACGAAACCCACAACCACCCTTCAGAAATCGAGCCATTTGGCGGTGCTTCAACCTGTATAGGCGGTGCCATCAGAGATCCACTTTCAGGAAGGTCCTATGTTTACCAAGCTATGAGGGTGTCAGGTGCGGGCAATATCCTAGAAAAAAGAGAAGAAACCCTTGCCAACAAGCTACCACAAGTTGAAATTTCAAAGGGTAAGGCCTTAGGAAATTCTTCTTATGGTAACCAAATTGGCCTTGCGACTACCTTTGTTAGAGAAATCTACGACCCTTCTTATGTTGCAAAAACCATGGAAGTTGGGGCAGTTGTAGGAGCTGTTAAAGACGGTGATTACAAGAGAGAAGAGCTTGTTCCTGGTGATATAGTTGTCATGATTGGCGGCAGAACTGGTCGTGACGGCATCCAAGGAGCGTCAGGATCATCTGTAATCCACGATGACTCATCCCTAACTACAGCTTCAAGTCAGGTTCAAAAGGGAAACCCAGTCGAAGAGAGAAAAATCCAAAGACTCTTTAGAAAACCAGAAGTCACAAGACTTGTCAAAAAATCAAACGACTTCGGTGCTGGTGGTGTATCTGTAGCCATAGGCGAGCTTTCAGAAGGTATTGAAATCTTCCTTGACAGGGTTAAAACCAAGTATAAGGGACTTAATCCAACTGAAATAGCTATTTCTGAATCTCAGGAAAGAATGGCAGTAGGTATAGATAAAAAAGACTACGAGGCCTTTGTAAAAGAGTGTGAGAAAGAAAATCTCGAATACGTTCACGTTGCAAACATAACCGACAGAAACCGCCTAGAAATGTACTACGAAGACGCAAAAATTGTAGACTTTAGCGCAGAATTTTTAGCAACAGCAGGTGTCAGAAAACACGCCCAGGCAGATTTGGTTGATAATGTAAGGGAAAATCCTTTTGTCAAAAAAGAAGTCACTAAGGAAGCAATCCTAGATGAGCTAAAAGATTTAAATGTGACCAACCAAAAGGGTATGGTTTCAATGTTTGACTCAACAGTAGGTGCCCAAACAGTAATGATGCCATTTTCAGGCAAGGAAAGGATAACTCCAGTCCAAGCCTCAGTTGCAGCCATTCCGACACTTTATTCAACACCAGATACAGCGACCATATTGGCCTACGGTTTTATACCAAAGATTTCAAAATATTCTCCATTCCTATCAAGCATTTACGCAGTATTAGAATCTGTGGCAAAAGTTTATGCGGTTGGTGGAAATAAGGAAGATTTGTACTTCTCCTTCCAAGAATATTTTGAAAAACTCTTAGATGACCCAGAAAAATGGGGCAAGGTAAGCCAGGCAATGCTTGGTTCAATCATAGCCCAAAGGGAAATTGGTAGACCTTCTATAGGTGGAAAAGACTCAATGTCAGGATCTTTTAACGACCTAAATGTAGTTGAAACCTTGATTTCCTTTGCATGTACACCAGTAAAAATCGAAGACGTAATTACACCAGACCTTAAAAAAGTCGGTAATAAATTATATATAATAGAAATAGAAAAAGACGAAAAGGCCTATCCAAACCTAGCTAAGGCCATGGCAGACTTTGAGAAATTAAATTCTTATATCAAGGATAAAAAGGTCGTTTCCGCTTATGTCCAAGATTTTGGATCAGTCACTTCATCCTTAATCAAGATGTCTTTAGGAAATAAATTAGGATTTACTATTGATTATGACAAGGCCCTTGATTTCAATCCTTGCTCAATCGTCGTAGAATCTAATTGTGATTTAGACTTTAAGGAAATTGGTAGGGTGAGCGAAGAAATTTCTATAAATGGAATTAAAATCGACCTTGATGATGCTGAAAAATCCTACATGTCAACCTTAGAGGAAATCTATCCAACCTACTACAACAAAAATGATGGTAAGGTTGAAAATCTCGTATCAGAAAAAACTGAAGCTGTCTATTACAAGGAAAAAGTTGATGAGGTTAAGGTAGTAATTCCAGTATTTCCTGGCACTAACTCAGAATACGATACCCAAAAGGCCTTTGAAGAGGCAGGCGCATCTGTAACTCAAGTTGTCTTTACAAATACAAAGGAAGACGATATTGAAAAATCAATCGATGCCTTTGTTAAGGAAATTAAATCTTCCCACATCATAGCCTTCCCTGGTGGATTTTCTGCAGGTGATGAGCCAGATGGGTCAGCGAAATTTATAGTAAATATCCTAAAAAATGACAAGGTAAAAGATGCAATTCACGCCCACCTTGCTGACAAAAAGCTAATCCTTGGTATTTGTAACGGCTTCCAAGCCCTTATAAAATCTGGACTTTTACCTTATGGAAAGATCACAGACCTTGACGAAAACGACCTAAGCCTCTTTAGGAATGTTGGTTTTAGGCATATATCAGATACAGCTATTACTAGAGTGGCATCTACCAAGTCACCATGGACCCAAGGATTTGAAATTGGTGACCTTCATGAACTTGTATTTAGCCACGGAGAAGGAAGACTCGTTGGAAATAATATAGAGAAATTCAAACACCTTGCAGCCTTCCAATATGTAGACGCCGATGGGGATGCGACCTTAAACGGCAAATACAATCCAAATGGATCAGCCCTAGCCATAGAGGGAATGGTGAGTGAAGATGGTCTAATATTAGGAAAGATGGGCCATTCAGAAAGGTCTTACAAGACCCTTTACAAAACCAATACCCTAAAGGATAGGCAAGACATATTTAAAAATGGTGTGAAATATTTTACTAGATAG